One Streptomyces sp. NBC_00554 DNA segment encodes these proteins:
- a CDS encoding AAA family ATPase translates to MTTATNPRPNSRPSPSGGTPPAPSRLESFIDAMIGMGQTGQIFGEHGIGKTATFFSHVARSRPDATLVYVPAANLTPDDLLVNAPVRDPRTGELVLRQLVMSQLKPGTPFVLLIDDSLQAGETIQSQLMQIACDWTLGEHDLRALGCVGVFLTDNESLAETSARRSDLALLDRMVTIRISANDTSWRSNLAAKYREWDLNPVFSLWASLSPTLRELLSPRTLDHVLANAREGFPLRWGLPLVGGDRLRLVEPRPDGKPGQNRTAEILDRIAEYLGVSNPAALPDPVRQVVRAALRNRWTVLLQGPPGCGKTELVRETVRDALGRPPLYFSLPVTNVEDLCAPIPSADGTLDNLLAANFTGPEPKAIVWDEYNRPKDKAAFAKLMEITQEWSLAGRRIENLRAQIAVQNPPYHLGRKLLVSRNNIAQATRFTASLTVDPEDIPANEWLLARYGSDAETVLEWWKHDIDDDGRAWITKRTLERLIKLHRRGLPLEMGTVYLGDGEYAPVPLTALIDRLRGRPVTGLRELAREADTWEARLRRAAEHSDEGADDSDVVHQILANAELSQLKKHRKVVARLVALLPPKLRATYLVGATEGQQRFWTEIFVGMRR, encoded by the coding sequence ATGACGACCGCCACCAACCCCAGGCCCAACTCACGGCCCAGCCCCAGCGGCGGCACCCCGCCCGCGCCCTCCCGGCTCGAGTCGTTCATCGACGCGATGATCGGCATGGGGCAGACGGGTCAGATCTTCGGCGAGCACGGCATCGGAAAGACGGCGACGTTCTTCTCGCACGTGGCACGCAGCCGCCCCGACGCCACGCTGGTCTACGTGCCGGCAGCCAACCTCACACCGGACGACCTGCTGGTCAACGCTCCGGTACGGGACCCTCGGACCGGCGAACTCGTGCTGCGCCAGCTCGTGATGAGCCAGCTCAAGCCCGGCACCCCCTTCGTGCTGCTCATCGACGACTCGCTCCAGGCGGGCGAGACGATCCAGTCGCAGCTGATGCAGATCGCCTGCGACTGGACGCTCGGCGAGCACGATCTGCGCGCCCTGGGCTGCGTCGGCGTCTTCCTCACCGACAACGAGTCGCTGGCCGAGACCTCGGCGCGGCGCAGCGACCTCGCGCTCCTTGACCGCATGGTCACGATACGGATCTCGGCGAACGACACCTCGTGGCGGAGCAATCTGGCCGCCAAATACCGGGAGTGGGACCTGAATCCGGTCTTCTCCCTGTGGGCGTCCCTCTCCCCCACGCTCCGCGAGCTGCTGTCGCCGCGCACCCTGGACCACGTCCTGGCGAACGCCCGCGAGGGTTTCCCGCTGCGCTGGGGCCTGCCCCTGGTGGGCGGCGACCGGCTGCGCCTCGTCGAGCCCCGCCCGGACGGCAAGCCGGGGCAGAACCGTACGGCCGAGATCCTGGACCGGATCGCCGAGTACCTGGGCGTGTCCAATCCGGCGGCTCTTCCCGATCCCGTACGCCAGGTGGTGCGAGCCGCACTGCGCAATCGCTGGACGGTGCTGCTCCAGGGCCCGCCGGGCTGCGGCAAGACGGAGCTCGTACGGGAGACGGTGCGCGACGCCCTTGGCCGGCCGCCGCTGTACTTCTCGCTGCCGGTGACCAACGTCGAGGACCTGTGCGCCCCGATCCCGTCGGCGGACGGCACCCTGGACAACCTGCTCGCGGCGAACTTCACCGGTCCCGAGCCGAAGGCGATCGTCTGGGACGAGTACAACCGGCCCAAGGACAAGGCGGCGTTCGCCAAACTGATGGAGATCACCCAGGAGTGGTCCCTCGCGGGGCGGCGGATCGAGAACCTGCGCGCGCAGATAGCCGTCCAGAATCCGCCCTACCACCTTGGCCGCAAGCTCCTGGTCTCCCGGAACAACATCGCCCAGGCGACCCGCTTCACGGCCTCGCTGACGGTCGATCCCGAGGACATCCCGGCCAACGAGTGGCTGCTCGCACGGTACGGCTCGGATGCCGAGACCGTCCTCGAGTGGTGGAAGCACGACATCGACGACGACGGCCGCGCCTGGATCACCAAGCGGACCCTGGAGCGGCTCATCAAGCTGCACCGGCGCGGGCTGCCGCTGGAGATGGGAACGGTCTACCTCGGCGACGGCGAGTACGCCCCCGTGCCGCTGACAGCCCTCATCGACCGGCTGCGCGGACGCCCCGTGACCGGCCTGCGCGAGCTCGCCCGCGAGGCGGACACCTGGGAGGCCCGGCTGCGCCGAGCGGCCGAGCACTCCGACGAGGGCGCCGACGACAGCGACGTGGTCCACCAGATCCTCGCCAACGCCGAACTGTCCCAGCTGAAGAAGCACCGGAAGGTGGTCGCCCGACTGGTGGCCCTACTGCCGCCGAAGCTACGGGCGACGTACCTGGTGGGGGCGACAGAGGGGCAGCAGCGATTCTGGACGGAGATATTCGTGGGGATGCGGCGCTGA
- a CDS encoding SDR family NAD(P)-dependent oxidoreductase — translation MADGDGITEEELAAFHRTVGKLRALPVDDPVRLRAEQVAASFARDGRLRRRKTRGAEVTVADAAAMAATATGALDRREDAPLDTPGAQGVFAKPRACYVCKTPYRQVDSFYHRLCPDCAADNTARRALSTDLSGRRALLTGGRVKIGFQLALMMLRDGVELLVTSRFPHDTVRRFRAEAGSEKWLDRLTVLAVDLRDPRQVLGLCEQLRQEGEPLDILVNNAAQTVRRPAESYAVLAAGEYAELPEGARHAPGFTPMRALEGGGASALPVMLHEADEAGLLPDPSPENSWSARLGELDPAEVLETQLVNALAPALLCDRLLPLLLASPHPRRYVVNVTAVEGRFAVRNKTAGHPHTNMAKAALNMLTRTSAGELAELGVHMCAVDTGWITDENPAPKKERMAGAGFRTPLDIVDGAARVYDPIVRGEAGAPVSGVFLKDYRVAEW, via the coding sequence ATGGCCGACGGCGACGGGATCACCGAGGAGGAACTGGCGGCTTTCCACCGTACGGTCGGGAAGCTGCGGGCACTGCCCGTCGACGACCCCGTGCGACTGCGGGCCGAGCAGGTCGCCGCATCCTTCGCGCGCGACGGGCGGTTGCGCCGGCGGAAGACGCGCGGCGCCGAGGTGACCGTGGCCGATGCGGCCGCGATGGCCGCGACCGCGACGGGCGCGCTCGACCGGCGGGAGGACGCGCCCCTGGACACGCCCGGCGCGCAGGGCGTCTTCGCGAAGCCGCGGGCGTGCTACGTCTGCAAGACGCCCTATCGACAGGTCGACTCCTTCTATCACCGGTTGTGTCCGGACTGCGCCGCCGACAACACCGCCCGGCGTGCGCTCAGCACCGACCTGAGTGGTCGCCGCGCCCTGCTCACCGGCGGCAGGGTCAAGATCGGCTTCCAGCTGGCCCTGATGATGCTGCGCGACGGCGTCGAACTCCTGGTCACCAGCCGGTTTCCGCACGACACCGTGCGCCGGTTCCGTGCCGAGGCGGGCAGTGAGAAGTGGCTGGACCGGCTGACCGTGCTGGCCGTGGATCTGCGGGATCCGCGTCAAGTCCTCGGTCTGTGTGAGCAGTTGAGGCAGGAGGGTGAGCCGCTCGACATCCTGGTGAACAACGCGGCGCAGACGGTGCGGCGGCCTGCCGAGTCGTACGCCGTGCTGGCCGCGGGGGAGTACGCCGAACTGCCCGAAGGCGCCCGGCATGCACCCGGGTTCACGCCGATGCGGGCGTTGGAGGGCGGCGGTGCCTCCGCGCTGCCCGTGATGCTTCACGAGGCCGACGAGGCCGGGCTGCTGCCCGACCCCTCGCCGGAGAACTCGTGGTCCGCCCGGCTGGGTGAACTGGACCCTGCCGAGGTGCTGGAGACCCAGTTGGTCAACGCGCTCGCCCCGGCCCTGCTCTGCGACCGGTTGCTGCCGCTGCTGCTCGCCTCGCCGCACCCGCGCCGGTATGTCGTCAACGTGACGGCCGTCGAGGGGCGCTTCGCCGTCCGTAATAAGACGGCCGGGCATCCGCACACCAACATGGCCAAGGCCGCGCTGAACATGCTCACGCGTACCAGTGCCGGTGAACTCGCGGAGTTGGGGGTGCACATGTGTGCCGTGGACACCGGGTGGATCACTGATGAGAACCCCGCTCCTAAGAAGGAGCGGATGGCGGGGGCCGGGTTTCGTACGCCCTTGGACATCGTGGACGGGGCGGCTCGGGTGTACGACCCGATCGTGCGGGGGGAAGCGGGGGCGCCTGTGTCCGGGGTGTTCCTCAAGGACTACCGGGTGGCGGAGTGGTGA
- a CDS encoding WhiB family transcriptional regulator, producing the protein MHTDTITPPDIAWQDQALCAQTGAEFFFPEPGSSVREAKRICGMCAMRSACLEYALNNDERFGVWGGLSEKERLSLRRAEQN; encoded by the coding sequence ATGCACACCGACACCATCACCCCGCCCGACATCGCCTGGCAGGACCAGGCGCTGTGCGCGCAGACCGGGGCCGAGTTCTTCTTTCCCGAGCCGGGCAGTTCGGTCCGGGAAGCGAAGCGCATCTGCGGTATGTGCGCGATGCGCTCCGCCTGCCTCGAGTACGCCTTGAACAACGACGAGCGCTTCGGAGTCTGGGGCGGCCTCTCCGAGAAGGAGCGGCTCAGCCTCCGGCGCGCGGAGCAGAACTGA
- a CDS encoding VOC family protein: protein MLTTRFVTGAPNWVDLGTPDIEGATTFYGGLFGWQFQSAGSESGGYGFFQLAGKSAAGGMQTTPDQGPPSWTVYFQTPNAEATAKSTEQAKGSVLMQPMDVMSEGRMAILADQAGVPFGIWQPDQLKGIDVAGDPGSLCWVELYTPDIALSAVFYNSVFGWETSAQPFPGGTYTCINPAGAGEEDMFGGVVPLADDPIEVETGSYWLPYFEVEDTDATVAKTQELGGKVRMPAIDVEGVGRIAKLADPYGARFAVIKSAPQHG from the coding sequence ATGCTCACCACCCGTTTTGTCACCGGCGCTCCGAACTGGGTCGATCTCGGCACACCCGACATCGAAGGCGCCACCACCTTCTACGGAGGCCTCTTCGGCTGGCAGTTCCAGTCCGCGGGGTCCGAATCCGGCGGCTACGGCTTCTTCCAACTCGCCGGAAAGTCGGCGGCGGGCGGTATGCAGACCACGCCGGACCAGGGCCCGCCCTCCTGGACCGTCTATTTCCAGACCCCCAACGCGGAAGCCACGGCCAAGTCGACCGAGCAGGCCAAGGGCTCGGTGCTGATGCAGCCCATGGACGTGATGAGCGAGGGCCGCATGGCGATCCTCGCCGACCAGGCGGGGGTGCCCTTCGGTATCTGGCAGCCGGACCAGCTCAAGGGCATCGACGTGGCAGGGGACCCCGGCTCGCTGTGCTGGGTCGAGCTCTACACCCCGGACATCGCCTTGTCGGCCGTCTTCTACAACTCGGTGTTCGGCTGGGAGACCTCGGCCCAGCCGTTCCCCGGTGGCACGTACACCTGTATCAACCCCGCGGGTGCCGGGGAAGAGGACATGTTCGGCGGTGTGGTCCCGCTGGCCGACGACCCGATCGAGGTGGAGACAGGCTCGTACTGGCTGCCGTATTTCGAGGTCGAGGACACCGACGCCACGGTCGCCAAGACCCAGGAACTGGGCGGCAAGGTCCGTATGCCCGCCATCGACGTGGAGGGCGTGGGCCGCATCGCCAAGCTCGCCGACCCGTACGGGGCACGCTTCGCGGTGATCAAGAGCGCGCCGCAGCACGGCTGA
- a CDS encoding DUF6243 family protein, whose product MTVSKNINNPVGMGGGQRKKQSRAERQNHGPHRNLDRQSAADKKAELVRKMREKTGAAEGAAQAGDDTAQS is encoded by the coding sequence GTGACCGTGAGCAAGAACATCAACAACCCCGTGGGCATGGGCGGCGGCCAGCGCAAGAAGCAGTCCCGCGCCGAACGGCAGAACCACGGTCCGCACCGCAACCTCGACCGCCAGAGTGCAGCCGACAAGAAGGCGGAGCTGGTGCGCAAGATGCGTGAGAAGACAGGCGCAGCTGAGGGCGCCGCGCAGGCGGGCGACGACACCGCACAGAGCTGA
- a CDS encoding LacI family DNA-binding transcriptional regulator, protein MTETASRPTLEAVAARAGVSRATVSRVVNGGDGVREPLVERVRRAVEELGYVPNQAARSLVTRRHDAVAVVVAEPETRVFADPFFALQLRGISKELTAHDSQLVLLLTEGRDDHARVGRYLAGGHVDGALVFSLHLDDPLPGLIHGAGVPTVFGGRPGWGDGPRNAVSAVYVDSDNRGGAREAVRHLVGLGRTRIAHITGALDQTSAVDRLDGFRDVMVDGDPGLIAEGDFTPAGGERAMRELLERRPDIDAVFVANDLSASGALRVLRDQGRRVPEDVAVIGFDDMLPVAEQTDPPLTTVRQDIEEMGRLMARLLLRGLDRRGGEAGLGGAPSSVVLPTTLVRRVSA, encoded by the coding sequence GTGACCGAGACAGCGTCGCGCCCCACGTTGGAGGCCGTGGCCGCGCGGGCCGGGGTCTCCCGGGCCACCGTGTCGCGCGTCGTGAACGGGGGCGACGGGGTGCGCGAGCCGCTCGTCGAGCGAGTCAGGCGGGCCGTCGAAGAACTGGGATACGTCCCCAACCAGGCCGCCCGCAGTCTCGTCACCCGGCGCCATGACGCGGTGGCCGTCGTGGTCGCCGAACCGGAGACCAGGGTCTTCGCGGACCCCTTCTTCGCACTCCAACTCCGCGGCATCAGCAAGGAGTTGACGGCACACGACTCGCAACTCGTGCTGCTGCTCACGGAGGGCCGCGACGACCACGCGCGCGTCGGCCGCTATCTCGCCGGCGGCCATGTCGACGGCGCACTCGTGTTCTCGCTGCACCTCGACGACCCGCTGCCCGGTCTGATCCATGGCGCGGGCGTGCCCACCGTCTTCGGCGGGCGGCCCGGCTGGGGCGACGGTCCCCGGAACGCCGTATCGGCCGTCTATGTCGACTCCGACAACCGGGGCGGCGCCCGCGAGGCCGTACGTCACCTCGTCGGGCTCGGGCGTACGCGCATCGCCCACATCACCGGCGCCCTCGACCAGACGTCGGCGGTGGACCGGCTCGACGGGTTCCGGGACGTCATGGTCGACGGCGACCCGGGTCTCATCGCCGAGGGCGACTTCACGCCCGCGGGTGGCGAGCGCGCGATGCGGGAGCTCCTGGAGCGCCGCCCCGACATCGACGCGGTGTTCGTCGCGAACGACCTGTCGGCCTCCGGCGCCCTGCGCGTCCTGCGCGACCAGGGGCGCCGGGTGCCCGAGGACGTCGCCGTGATCGGCTTCGACGACATGCTGCCGGTCGCCGAACAAACGGACCCGCCTCTTACGACGGTCCGTCAGGACATAGAGGAAATGGGCCGGTTGATGGCCAGGCTGCTGCTGCGCGGCCTTGACCGCCGGGGCGGCGAGGCGGGTCTGGGAGGCGCGCCGTCCAGCGTGGTGCTGCCGACGACGTTGGTGCGACGCGTTTCGGCGTAG
- a CDS encoding multicopper oxidase domain-containing protein, which yields MDRRGFNRRMLLGGAAIATGATSLSSATQAVSAGGPVRTAPAGGEVRHIKLYAEKLADGQMGYGLEKGMASIPGPLIELNEGDTLHIEFENTMDVAASLHVHGLDYEISSDGTKLNRSDVEPGGTRTYTWRTHAPGRRADGTWRAGSAGYWHYHDHVVGTEHGTGGIRKGLYGPVIVRRKGDILPDATFTIVFNDMLINNKPAHSGPNFEATVGDRVEIVMITHGEYYHTFHMHGHRWADNRTGLLTGPDDPSQVIDNKIVGPADSFGFQVIAGEGVGAGAWMYHCHVQSHSDMGMVGLFLVKKTDGTIPGYEPHEH from the coding sequence ATGGACAGACGCGGCTTCAATCGGCGGATGCTGCTGGGCGGGGCGGCGATCGCGACCGGTGCGACATCGTTGTCCTCGGCCACACAGGCCGTGAGCGCCGGTGGTCCGGTGCGGACCGCGCCGGCCGGCGGGGAGGTCCGGCACATCAAGCTGTACGCCGAGAAGCTCGCCGACGGGCAGATGGGCTACGGCCTCGAGAAGGGCATGGCGTCGATACCGGGCCCGTTGATCGAGCTCAACGAGGGCGACACGCTGCACATCGAGTTCGAGAACACGATGGACGTGGCGGCGAGCCTTCATGTCCACGGTCTCGACTACGAAATCTCCAGCGACGGAACGAAGTTGAACAGGAGCGACGTCGAGCCGGGCGGCACCCGCACCTACACCTGGCGCACCCATGCGCCGGGCCGCCGCGCCGATGGCACCTGGCGCGCGGGCAGCGCGGGGTACTGGCACTACCACGACCACGTCGTCGGCACCGAGCACGGCACGGGCGGCATCCGCAAGGGCCTCTACGGCCCGGTGATCGTCCGCCGCAAGGGCGACATCCTGCCCGATGCGACCTTCACGATCGTCTTCAACGACATGCTGATCAACAACAAGCCCGCCCACTCGGGCCCCAACTTCGAGGCCACGGTGGGCGATCGCGTGGAGATCGTGATGATCACGCACGGCGAGTACTACCACACCTTCCACATGCACGGTCACCGCTGGGCCGACAACCGCACGGGGTTGCTGACCGGCCCCGACGACCCGAGCCAGGTCATCGACAACAAGATCGTCGGACCCGCCGACTCGTTCGGTTTCCAGGTGATCGCGGGGGAGGGGGTCGGAGCGGGGGCGTGGATGTACCACTGCCACGTGCAGAGCCACTCCGACATGGGGATGGTGGGGCTGTTCCTGGTGAAGAAGACGGACGGGACGATTCCGGGGTACGAACCGCACGAGCACTAG
- a CDS encoding ThuA domain-containing protein: MRLTSHQTPSVLRELSARRRRRHRRAWAAALAAGAVTAGALSAPSASARPAPDPALTTMSITSPPGGANARVLVFYGSAAAEDESPVVNAGIEAIEKIGLSGPAAQQFKVEATDDASVFTNETKLGRLNAIVFLTGGGDVLDPEQEAGLEAYMEAGGGFVGIHDAARAEPYSDWFTGLVGARPASTSPTTVQRATVEVGDRQHPASKDLPVQWKRPDQWLNWVKNPSGDVHTVARVRESTYQPGASKNGWDHPVSWCRDYDGGRSFYTGMGGTVSSYDETDFRTHLRGALLWTTRLAQADCKATINANYKAERLTQPNQPGQNDQIGEPHGLVTAPDGRVLYIGRGGADSSQPVITDWNNPDIGKGRGEIHVYDPKTKKVTLAGALTVFGNKGGGDELVKVEEGLLGIEIDPDFERNGWVYLHYTPHSQINRDTRMAERRVSRFTLDPATNKLDLSSEKVLLKWPVQIHSCCHAGGGMAWDSKGNLYIATGDNNSSGFSGGYSGNNPEPNYKGVSFADARRTAGNTNNLNGKILRIHPETDGTYTLPAGNLFTGEETDEGGGKTRGEIYVMGVRNPARISVDKNTDTLYAGWVGPDASAPSTTWGPAKYDTFAAITKAGNRGWPYCMGNKQPYRDRNLPDPTKPLGWYDCAHPKNESPNNDGLVNLPPVTGNNIWYSPQGGAPDYPRDANGIPSYKQEEATYLLPWLKGGGQAAMNGPVYRYDSSITGDAKWPAYWDGKWFVGDFYDSDQPRNAVITDPKTAGDGGLPIHSESLKKIVPIGNDGIKNLMDWKFGPDGALYVLDYGRGFFTSDAKSALWRVTYTGGGPTPAADQLARKAE; the protein is encoded by the coding sequence ATGCGGCTCACATCGCATCAAACACCGTCAGTTTTACGAGAGTTGAGCGCGAGAAGACGCAGAAGGCACCGCCGCGCCTGGGCAGCCGCCCTGGCCGCCGGAGCTGTCACCGCCGGGGCGCTCTCGGCGCCGTCCGCGAGTGCGCGCCCCGCCCCCGATCCGGCTCTGACAACGATGTCCATCACGTCGCCACCGGGCGGCGCCAACGCAAGGGTGCTGGTCTTCTACGGCTCGGCGGCCGCCGAGGACGAGTCGCCGGTCGTCAACGCCGGGATCGAGGCGATCGAGAAGATCGGTCTGTCGGGTCCGGCCGCACAGCAGTTCAAGGTCGAGGCGACGGACGACGCGTCGGTCTTCACCAACGAGACGAAGCTGGGCCGGCTCAACGCCATCGTCTTCCTGACGGGTGGCGGGGATGTCCTCGATCCGGAGCAGGAGGCCGGCCTCGAGGCCTACATGGAGGCGGGCGGCGGTTTCGTAGGCATCCACGACGCGGCCCGCGCCGAGCCGTACTCGGACTGGTTCACCGGGCTCGTCGGCGCACGCCCGGCAAGCACCAGCCCGACAACGGTGCAGCGAGCGACCGTTGAGGTCGGCGACCGGCAGCACCCCGCGAGCAAGGATCTGCCGGTCCAGTGGAAGCGCCCCGACCAGTGGCTCAACTGGGTGAAGAACCCCTCGGGCGACGTGCACACGGTGGCGCGGGTGCGCGAGTCGACGTATCAGCCGGGCGCGAGCAAGAACGGCTGGGACCACCCGGTGAGCTGGTGCCGTGACTACGACGGCGGCCGCTCCTTCTACACCGGCATGGGCGGCACGGTCTCCTCGTACGACGAGACCGACTTCCGTACCCATCTGCGCGGCGCCCTGCTCTGGACGACCCGCCTCGCCCAGGCCGACTGCAAGGCGACGATCAACGCCAACTACAAGGCGGAGCGCCTGACCCAGCCCAACCAGCCGGGCCAGAACGACCAGATCGGCGAACCGCACGGCCTGGTCACCGCGCCCGACGGACGGGTGCTCTACATCGGCCGCGGCGGAGCGGACTCCTCCCAGCCCGTGATCACCGACTGGAACAACCCGGACATCGGCAAGGGCAGGGGCGAGATCCACGTCTACGACCCGAAGACCAAGAAGGTCACCCTGGCCGGAGCGCTCACCGTGTTCGGCAACAAGGGCGGCGGCGACGAGCTGGTCAAGGTCGAGGAGGGGCTGCTCGGTATCGAGATCGACCCGGACTTCGAGCGGAACGGCTGGGTGTATCTGCACTACACACCCCACTCGCAGATCAACCGCGATACGCGGATGGCCGAGCGCCGGGTCTCCCGCTTCACGCTCGATCCCGCCACCAACAAGCTGGACCTGAGCAGCGAGAAGGTGCTCCTCAAGTGGCCGGTGCAGATCCACAGTTGCTGCCACGCGGGCGGCGGGATGGCCTGGGACTCCAAGGGCAACCTGTACATCGCGACGGGTGACAACAACTCCAGCGGCTTCAGCGGCGGTTACTCGGGCAACAACCCCGAACCCAACTACAAGGGCGTCTCGTTCGCGGACGCGCGCCGTACCGCGGGCAACACCAACAACCTCAACGGCAAGATCCTGCGCATCCACCCGGAGACCGACGGCACGTACACGCTGCCGGCAGGCAACCTCTTCACGGGCGAGGAGACCGACGAGGGCGGCGGCAAGACGCGCGGCGAGATCTATGTGATGGGGGTCAGGAACCCCGCCCGCATCTCCGTCGACAAGAACACCGACACCCTGTACGCCGGATGGGTCGGCCCCGACGCGAGCGCGCCGTCGACGACCTGGGGCCCGGCCAAGTACGACACCTTCGCCGCCATCACCAAGGCGGGCAACCGGGGTTGGCCGTACTGCATGGGCAACAAGCAGCCCTACCGCGACCGCAATCTGCCAGACCCGACGAAGCCGCTGGGCTGGTACGACTGCGCCCACCCGAAGAACGAGTCCCCGAACAACGACGGTCTCGTCAACCTCCCGCCGGTCACCGGCAACAACATCTGGTACTCGCCCCAGGGCGGCGCCCCGGACTATCCGCGCGACGCGAACGGCATCCCCTCCTACAAGCAGGAGGAGGCCACGTACCTGCTGCCGTGGCTCAAGGGCGGCGGTCAGGCGGCGATGAACGGGCCGGTCTACCGGTACGACTCCTCGATCACGGGCGACGCGAAATGGCCCGCCTACTGGGACGGCAAGTGGTTCGTCGGCGACTTCTACGACTCCGACCAGCCGCGCAATGCCGTCATCACCGACCCGAAGACGGCCGGGGACGGCGGCCTCCCGATCCACTCGGAGTCGCTGAAGAAGATCGTGCCCATCGGCAACGACGGCATCAAGAACCTCATGGACTGGAAGTTCGGACCGGACGGCGCGCTCTATGTCCTCGACTACGGGCGCGGCTTCTTCACCTCGGACGCCAAGTCGGCGCTGTGGAGGGTGACTTACACGGGCGGTGGGCCGACTCCGGCCGCCGACCAGCTCGCCAGGAAGGCGGAGTGA